The proteins below come from a single Melospiza georgiana isolate bMelGeo1 chromosome 4, bMelGeo1.pri, whole genome shotgun sequence genomic window:
- the ZC3HC1 gene encoding zinc finger C3HC-type protein 1: MAAPSAGGAAAAAAGGNRGRPPPVTPRQIRDLIDGGIASEGPGPGGKDTSDCSERANGPSQLEAPSLESASREAYFSRVETFTPLRWAGKPPALSPLVCARFGWVSVECDMLRCSSCQAYLCMSLQLTLDLSNYKERCEELRKALSTAHEKFCFWPDSPCPDRFARLLVDEPRVLLQDFLDRFQSLCQLELQLPSLKPEDLKNMSLTEERITRLLQLIGEELEHKGTEGEKPPGRFPTEMLQVHVPACILALCGWTCSAASGSMNLSVITCSRCMRKVGLWGFHQLESAAAPELDSCGSSSTTPPVPTSPRRMLTRSQDPASEQHEKSPSPAVARPRGWDSPGSMDRGELDVSGPAPRSRPVTRSMGQGDTMEVPSSPVRRAKRARLCSSSSSDTSLRSFFHPSSQHRDWCPWVSAGEGQEPPEDAAPHTDKEPGKAEPGWEVVLKRLLGIQKCDTVPDTEPVSLSEKSCKVFRIFRQWESMNSSS, encoded by the exons ATGGCGGCGCCCAGCGccgggggagcggcggcggcggcggccggggggAACCGAGGGCGGCCGCCCCCCGTCACCCCCCGGCAGATCCGCGACCTCATCGACGGCGGCATCGCCAGCGAggggcccgggcccggcgg GAAGGACACGTCGGACTGCTCGGAGCGCGCCAATGGACCCTCGCAGCTGGAGGCTCCTTCCCTGGAGTCTGCCAGCAGGGAGGCCTACTTCAGCAGGGTGGAAACGTTCACC CCGCTGAGGTGGGCGGGCAAGCCGCCGGCGCTGTCCCCGCTGGTGTGCGCGCGTTTCGGCTGGGTCAGCGTCGAGTGTGACATGCTCAggtgctccagctgccaggccTACCTGTGCATGAGCCTGCAGCTCACCCTGGACCTCAGCAACT ACAAAGAGCGCTGTGAGGAGCTCAGGAAGGCTCTGAGCACTGCCCATGAGAAGTTCTGCTTCTGGCCAgacagcccctgcccag aTCGCTTTGCCAGGCTCCTGGTGGATGAGCCCCGAGTTCTTCTCCAGGATTTCCTGGATCGCTTCCAGAGCCTgtgccagctggagctgcagctgccctcccTCAAACCAGAAGACCTCAAGAACATG TCCCTGACAGAGGAGAGGATCACgcggctgctgcagctcatcggggaggagctggagcacaaAGGCACAGAGGGGGAGAAGCCTCCTGGGAGGTTCCCCACGGAAATGCTGCAGGTGCACGTTCCTGCCTGCATCCTGGCGCTGTGTGGCTGGACCTGCag cgCGGCCTCGGGCTCCATGAACCTGTCGGTGATCACCTGCTCCCGCTGCATGAGGAAGGTGGGGCTCTGGGGCTTCCACCAGCTGGagtctgctgcagctccagagctggattcctgcggctccagcagcaccaccccGCCCGTGCCCACCTCCCCTCGCAGGATGCTGACACGGAGCCAGGATCCAGCCTCCGAGCAG CACGAGAAGAGCCCGTCCCCAGCCGTGGCGCGGCCGCGGGGCTGGGACTCGCCGGGCTCCATGGACAGGGGCGAGCTGGACGTGAGCGGCCCCGCCCCGAGGAGCCGGCCCGTGACGCGCAGCATGGGCCAGGGGGACACCATGGAGGTGCCGTCCAGCCCCGTGCGCCGCGCCAAGCGCGCCcgcctctgctcctccagcagctcg GACACCTCGCTGAGGAGCTTCTTtcaccccagctcccagcaccgcGATTGGTGTCCCTGGGTGAGCGCcggggagggacaggagcccccGGAGGACGCTGCGCCCCACACGGACAAGGAGCCTGGCAaggctgagccaggctgggaggtgGTGCTGAAGAGGCTCCTTGGCATCCAGAAATGTGACACGGTGCCCGACACGGAGCCGGTG AGCCTCTCGGAGAAGTCCTGCAAGGTGTTCCGCATTTTCCGCCAGTGGGAGAGCATGAACTCCTCCTCGTGA